The following are from one region of the Populus trichocarpa isolate Nisqually-1 chromosome 8, P.trichocarpa_v4.1, whole genome shotgun sequence genome:
- the LOC7457861 gene encoding leucine-rich repeat receptor-like serine/threonine-protein kinase At2g14510, producing MSPPSLIILISVFSILSLSTSQPPPLRRTLIDCGATVPSTINGLQWILDTGYITGGTAKNLTVPVLNHTLSTVRSFPLQNNLRRKFCYVVNVFRGAKYMIRSTYFYGGINGNDSPPVFDQIVDGTLWSVVNTTEDYRDGMSSYYEGVFLARGKTMSFCIAANSYTESDPFISALEFVILENSLYNSTDFKQAGLSLVARHSFGHNERIRYPDDQFDRVWEPFGANDSTISSSKNVSVSTIWNLPPTKIFETELTTSRSSPQEMNWPPVPLPNSTYYIALYFAHDHNSSPGGSRIIDISINGVPYYKNMTVTPAGVVIFANKWPLGGLTKVALTPATGLSIDPMINGGEVFDVIALGGRTLTRDVIALEALKSSFQNTPHDWNGDPCMPRQFSWTGIACSEGPRIRVVTLNLTSMGLSGSLPLSIARLTALTGIWLGNNTLSGSIPDFSSLKMLETLHLEDNQFTGEIPLSLGNIKDLRELFLQNNNLTGQIPNNLIGKPGLNLRTSGNQFLSPSPS from the exons ATGTCCCCTCCGTCACTCATCATCCTGATTTCTGTATTTTCTATCCTCTCCCTATCTACCTCCCAACCTCCACCTCTTCGCC GTACTTTAATTGATTGCGGTGCTACCGTGCCGTCAACAATCAACGGTCTTCAATGGATCCTAGACACTGGCTACATCACCGGTGGAACCGCAAAGAACCTAACAGTTCCAGTACTCAATCACACTCTCTCCACCGTCCGATCATTTCCTCTGCAAAATAATCTCCGCCGCAAATTCTGCTACGTGGTCAATGTTTTCCGCGGAGCAAAGTACATGATCAGGTCAACTTACTTCTACGGAGGAATCAACGGCAATGATTCACCTCCTGTTTTCGATCAGATTGTTGATGGAACACTCTGGAGCGTGGTGAATACCACGGAGGATTATAGAGATGGCATGTCGTCTTACTACGAAGGTGTTTTCTTGGCTCGAGGGAAGACTATGAGTTTCTGTATTGCTGCAAATTCGTACACGGAATCTGACCCGTTTATTTCGGCCTTGGAGTTCGTGATTTTGGAAAATTCGTTGTACAATTCGACTGATTTTAAACAGGCTGGACTTAGCTTGGTTGCCAGGCACAGTTTTGGCCACAATGAACGTATTCG ATATCCTGATGATCAATTCGACCGAGTTTGGGAGCCATTTGGAGCAAATGATTCAACAATATCGAGTAGTAAAAATGTGTCTGTTTCTACTATCTGGAATCTTCCTCCTACCAAGATATttgaaacggaattgacaacaaGCCGGTCAAGTCCTCAGGAAATGAACTGGCCTCCAGTGCCACTTCCTAATTCAACATACTATATTGCTTTATACTTTGCACACGATCATAATTCCTCGCCAGGGGGTTCGAGGATTATTGATATAAGTATTAATGGTGTACCGTATTATAAGAACATGACTGTGACGCCGGCTGGTGTTGTTATCTTTGCAAATAAGTGGCCTCTTGGTGGTCTTACGAAGGTTGCTTTGACTCCGGCTACTGGTTTGAGCATTGATCCGATGATTAACGGTGGAGAGGTGTTTGATGTGATTGCACTTGGAGGAAGAACACTTACAAGAGATG TAATAGCTCTGGAAGCACTGAAAAGCAGTTTCCAGAATACTCCACATGATTGGAACGGTGATCCCTGTATGCCACGTCAGTTTTCATGGACTGGGATTGCATGCTCTGAAGGCCCCCGGATTCGAGTAGTTACTTT GAACCTGACAAGCATGGGTCTTTCAGGATCACTTCCACTTAGTATTGCCAGATTGACTGCATTGACTGGCAT CTGGCTCGGGAACAACACTTTATCAGGATCAATACCTGATTTCAGTTCATTAAAGATGCTGGAGACATT GCATTTGGAAGACAACCAATTCACTGGCGAGATCCCTTTGTCACTTGGAAACATCAAGGATCTTCGAGAACT GTTCTTACAGAACAATAATCTGACTGGCCAAATCCCAAATAATCTTATTGGGAAACCTGGACTGAATCTTAG GACTTCTGGAAATCAGTTCTTGTCCCCGTCTCCTTCTTAA
- the LOC7493685 gene encoding 40S ribosomal protein S16: MAAPTESVQCFGRKKTAVAVTHCKRGRGLIKINGCPIELVEPEILRFKAYEPILLLGRQRFAGVDMRIRVKGGGHTSQIYAIRQSIAKALVAFYQKYVDEQSKKEIKDILVRYDRTLLVADPRRCETKKFGGRGARARFQKSYR, from the coding sequence ATGGCGGCGCCGACGGAGTCCGTGCAGTGCTTCGGAAGGAAGAAAACAGCAGTCGCAGTCACCCATTGCAAGCGCGGTCGCGGCCTGATCAAGATCAACGGCTGCCCAATCGAGCTTGTTGAGCCTGAAATCCTCCGATTCAAGGCCTATGAACCAATCCTTCTCTTAGGACGACAACGTTTTGCTGGAGTGGACATGAGGATCCGTGTCAAGGGTGGAGGACACACGTCTCAGATCTATGCGATCAGGCAGAGCATCGCAAAGGCACTTGTGGCGTTTTACCAGAAGTACGTGGATGAGCAGAGCAAGAAGGAGATAAAGGACATTTTGGTGAGGTATGATAGAACTTTGCTGGTTGCTGATCCTAGAAGGTGCGAGACTAAGAAGTTTGGTGGACGTGGCGCCAGAGCTAGATTCCAGAAATCTTACCGTTga
- the LOC7457860 gene encoding ARM REPEAT PROTEIN INTERACTING WITH ABF2, translated as MELKKHQDQRVPERKGQKRKLEEEIEEGKREISAAEAAAAAPYGEARRVILNEVYTQVNILNSTFSWHETHRGAAKRATHILAELAKNEEVVNVIVEGGAVPALVKHLEAPPSSEIDHNNSKPFEHEVEKESAFALGLLAVKPEHQQIIVDAGALSHLVSLLKRQRDVHRDGSNSRAVNSVIRRAADAITNLAHENSSIKTRVRMEGGIPPLVELLEFTDTKVQRAAAGALRTLAFKNDENKNQIVECYALPTLILMLRSDDAAIHYEAVGVIGNLVHSSPNIKREVLAAGALQPVIGLLSSCCSESQREAALLLGQFAATDSDCKVHIVQRGAVRPLIEMLQSPDVQLREMSAFALGRLAQDTHNQAGIAHNGGLVPLLKLLDSKNGSLQHNAAFALYGLADNEDNVSDFISVGGVQKLQDGEFIVQATKDCVAKTLKRLEEKIHGRVLNHLLYLMRVAEKAVQRRVALALAHLCSPDDQRAIFIDNCGLDLLLGLLGSSSLKQQLDGAIALYRLANKATTLSPVDAAPPSPTPQVYLGEQYVNNPTLSDVTFLVEGRRFYAHRICLLASSDAFRAMFDGGYREKDARDIEIPNIRWEVFELMMRFIYTGSVDVTLIIAQDLLRAADQYLLEGLKRLCEYTIAQDITLENIGSMYELSEAFHAISLRHRCILFILEQFDKLSDKPRHSQLIQRIIPEIRNYFEKALTNPHQHNSRL; from the exons ATGGAGCTGAAGAAGCACCAAGATCAGAGAGTCCCTGAGAGGAAGGGGCAAAAGAGGAAACTAGAGGAGGAAATCGAGGAGGGGAAGAGGGAGATCTCGGCGGCGGAGGCGGCAGCCGCAGCTCCATACGGTGAGGCACGGAGAGTGATATTGAACGAGGTCTATACCCAGGTTAATATCCTCAACTCTACCTTCTCATGGCACGAAACTCATCGCGGTGCTGCTAAACGCGCCACTCACATCCTCGCGGAACTCGCCAAGAACG AGGAAGTGGTGAACGTGATTGTTGAAGGAGGTGCAGTTCCTGCACTGGTTAAGCATCTTGAAGCACCACCGTCAAGTGAAATTGATCACAATAACTCGAAGCCTTTTGAGCACGAGGTCGAGAAAGAAAGTGCTTTTGCGCTTGGACTGCTTGCTGTCAAG CCAGAGCATCAGCAAATCATTGTCGACGCTGGGGCTTTGTCACATCTTGTGAGCTTGTTGAAGAGGCAGAGGGATGTTCACAGGGACGGTTCTAATTCTCGAGCTGTGAATAGTGTAATTAGGAGAGCTGCTGATGCTATTACCAATCTTGCTCATGAGAACAGCAGCATTAAAACTCGTGTTAG GATGGAAGGTGGGATTCCTCCTCTGGTTGAGTTGCTCGAATTCACTGACACAAAGGTGCAAAGAGCAGCTGCTGGGGCACTTCGAACCCTGGCTTTTAAAAATGATGAGAATAAGAATCAG ATAGTTGAATGCTATGCTCTTCCCACCCTTATATTAATGTTGCGATCTGATGATGCTGCCATACACTATGAAGCA gtaggtgtgattgggaatcTGGTACATTCGTCCCCAAACATTAAAAGAGAAGTTCTTGCTGCTGGGGCTCTGCAACCTGTTATAGGTTTACTTAG CTCCTGCTGCTCTGAGAGCCAAAGGGAGGCTGCTTTATTACTTGGACAGTTTGCAGCAACCGATTCAGATTGCAAG GTACACATTGTACAAAGGGGTGCAGTTAGACCTTTGATTGAGATGCTCCAGTCTCCTGATGTCCAACTGAGGGAAATGTCAGCATTTGCACTGGGGAGGTTGGCGCAG GACACACACAACCAAGCTGGTATAGCCCACAACGGTGGTTTGGTGCCATTACTCAAGCTTCTGGATTCAAAGAATGGATCTCTTCAACATAATGCTGCATTTGCTCTGTATGGTCTTGCAGATAATGAG GACAATGTCTCTGATTTTATCAGTGTGGGAGGAGTTCAGAAGCTGCAGGATGGAGAGTTTATTGTTCAA GCGACAAAAGATTGCGTAGCCAAGACTTTGAAAAGATTAGAGGAGAAGATTCATGGAAga GTTTTAAACCACTTATTATATCTAATGCGTGTAGCGGAGAAGGCTGTCCAACGACGTGTTGCTCTAGCTCTTGCACATCTTTGTTCTCCAGATGACCAGAGAGCAATATTCATTGATAATTGTG GATTGGATTTACTTCTTGGGCTTCTTGGCTCTTCAAGCCTGAAGCAACAACTTGATGGAGCCATAGCTCTTTACAGGCTGGCCAACAAAGCAACGACCCTTTCTCCTGTGGATGCAGCTCCTCCTTCTCCAACACCGCAG GTATATTTAGGGGAGCAGTATGTAAACAATCCTACATTGTCTGACGTTACCTTTCTAGTTGAAG GTAGAAGATTCTATGCCCATAGAATTTGCCTGCTTGCTTCTTCAGATGCATTTCGGGCAATGTTTGATGGTGGTTATCGG GAAAAGGATGCAAGGGACATTGAAATTCCGAATATTAGATGGGAGGTTTTCGAGTTGATGATGAG ATTCATTTACACAGGTTCAGTAGATGTTACATTAATTATTGCACAGGATCTCCTCAGGGCTGCTGATCAGTATCTCTTGGAGGGGCTTAAGCGACTGTGCGAGTATACCATAGCACAG GATATAACATTGGAAAACATTGGAAGCATGTATGAACTTTCAGAAGCTTTCCATGCTATTTCATTGAGGCACAGAtgcattttgttcattttggAGCAGTTTGATAAATTGAGTGATAAGCCCAG GCACTCTCAATTAATCCAGCGCATAATACCCGAGATTCGCAATTACTTTGAAAAAGCCCTCACCAACCCTCACCAACATAACTCGCGGCTGTAG
- the LOC7467026 gene encoding uncharacterized protein LOC7467026 produces MVSLETVQATSRSIDQASSPRISFSAEFLDDKNFISISPSPQAEKDKETERERARNAEFEFLSSKMSSQTMLTADELFYEGRLLPFWQMQHSEKLNKVSLKTKNAEEEGEVSKEEPRVWFVDDDPSPRPPKCTVLWKELLRLKKQRASSLSPSSSSSSTSSSSSSLADIATKEEGKRGSGNGEKHVKRIKKGLERTRSASMRIRPMINVPICTQMKSSALPPLFPLKKGRLER; encoded by the coding sequence ATGGTATCCCTAGAAACTGTTCAAGCAACATCTAGATCCATTGACCAAGCTTCAAGCCCCCGTATTTCTTTCTCTGCTGAATTCCTTGATGACAAGAACTTCATTTCCATTAGTCCAAGCCCACAGGCTGAGAAAGATAAAGAAACAGAGCGAGAAAGGGCTAGAAATGCAGAATTTGAGTTCCTCTCGAGCAAAATGAGCAGCCAGACTATGCTAACAGCAGATGAGCTTTTCTACGAAGGGAGATTACTTCCCTTTTGGCAAATGCAGCATTCTGAGAAACTCAACAAAGTCAGCCTTAAGACTAAAAATGCTGAGGAGGAAGGGGAGGTGAGCAAGGAAGAGCCAAGGGTTTGGTTTGTTGATGATGACCCATCTCCAAGGCCACCAAAGTGCACTGTTCTGTGGAAAGAGCTGCTGCGGCTAAAGAAGCAGCGTGCTTCTTCTTTGTCGCCGTCATCATCCTCCTCTtcaacatcatcttcttctagCTCCCTTGCAGACATTGCCACTAAAGAAGAAGGGAAGCGGGGTTCCGGGAATGGAGAGAAGCACGTGAAGCGGATAAAGAAAGGATTAGAGAGAACAAGATCAGCCAGTATGAGAATAAGGCCGATGATAAATGTACCAATTTGCACACAGATGAAGAGCAGTGCATTGCCACCTTTATTTCCCCTCAAGAAAGGAAGGTTGGAAAGGTGA